From a single Candoia aspera isolate rCanAsp1 chromosome 2, rCanAsp1.hap2, whole genome shotgun sequence genomic region:
- the LOC134491329 gene encoding cyclin-dependent kinase 4 inhibitor B-like → MERSGDSHRANQLASAAARGDLETVERLLESGADPNAANVFGRTPIQVMKMGSPKVAELLLQRGADPNRPDPSTGATPAHDVARGGFLDTLKILYHWGARFDQLDRWGHFPLDLARENGQNHVVDFLQEFSG, encoded by the exons ATGGAGCGAAGTGGGGACAGCCATCGGGCGAACCAGCTGGCGAGTGCTGCTGCCCGCGGAGATTTGGAGACAGTCGAGAGGCTGCTGGAGAGCGGGGCGGACCCCAATGCCGCCAACGTCTTCGGCCGGACCCCAATCCAG GTTATGAAGATGGGAAGCCCCAAAGTGGCGGAACTGCTGTTGCAGAGAGGAGCAGATCCCAACAGGCCAGACCCCTCCACGGGTGCAACACCAGCACACGATGTGGCCCGTGGGGGATTCCTGGACACTTTGAAGATCCTGTACCACTGGGGGGCTCGCTTTGATCAGTTGGACAGATGGGGCCACTTCCCACTAGACTTGGCAAGAGAGAATGGGCAAAATCACGTGGTTGATTTCTTACAAGAATTCTCTGGTTGA